A stretch of Chitinophaga caeni DNA encodes these proteins:
- a CDS encoding N(4)-(beta-N-acetylglucosaminyl)-L-asparaginase, with the protein MQNRRKFFKAAVLGAAAFSIDGVSKTAKAATPKVVKGKPIVVSTWDFGIAANAEAWKVLSAGGRALDAVERGVHVPEADPKNHSVGYSGYPDRDGHVTLDACIMDEYSNCGSVAALEHIVHPISVARLVMEKTPHVMLVGEGALQFALENGFKKENLLTQEAEKAWKEWLEKSEYKPIINMETKSYDSNGATAYNPLMLPGNVYNHDTIGMLAMDANGNLSGACTTSGMAFKLRGRVGDSPIIGAGLFVDNEVGAATSTGVGEEVIRIVGSHLVVELMRQGYSPENACKEAVMRIVKRDPAKAKAIQIGFLALNKKGEHGAYCLQQGFNYAVCNAEDQKKLIKGKYYFK; encoded by the coding sequence ATGCAAAACAGGCGTAAATTTTTCAAGGCAGCAGTGCTTGGTGCTGCTGCCTTTTCAATTGACGGGGTTTCTAAAACGGCCAAAGCTGCCACCCCCAAAGTTGTAAAAGGGAAACCGATCGTTGTTTCTACCTGGGATTTCGGGATCGCTGCCAACGCGGAAGCATGGAAAGTGCTAAGCGCTGGCGGACGGGCGCTAGATGCCGTGGAACGCGGCGTACACGTACCTGAAGCCGATCCTAAGAACCACAGCGTCGGTTATAGCGGCTATCCCGACCGTGACGGGCATGTTACCTTGGATGCCTGCATCATGGATGAATACTCCAATTGCGGCTCGGTAGCTGCCTTGGAACATATCGTGCATCCTATTTCCGTTGCCCGGTTGGTGATGGAAAAAACGCCGCATGTTATGCTCGTAGGCGAAGGCGCCTTGCAGTTCGCCTTGGAAAACGGTTTCAAAAAGGAAAACTTGCTCACCCAGGAAGCGGAAAAAGCCTGGAAAGAGTGGTTAGAAAAATCGGAATATAAGCCGATCATCAACATGGAAACCAAATCCTACGACAGCAATGGTGCAACGGCTTACAACCCGCTGATGCTGCCGGGGAACGTGTACAACCACGATACGATCGGCATGTTGGCGATGGATGCGAACGGGAACCTTTCCGGTGCTTGCACTACCAGCGGCATGGCCTTCAAATTACGCGGCCGGGTTGGAGATTCTCCTATCATCGGCGCCGGTTTGTTCGTCGATAATGAAGTTGGTGCGGCTACCTCGACCGGTGTCGGTGAGGAAGTGATCCGCATAGTAGGTAGCCACCTGGTAGTGGAGTTAATGCGCCAAGGTTATTCGCCTGAAAATGCTTGTAAAGAGGCCGTGATGCGCATCGTAAAACGCGATCCAGCGAAGGCGAAAGCTATCCAGATCGGTTTCCTAGCCTTGAATAAAAAAGGTGAACACGGTGCATATTGCTTGCAGCAAGGATTCAACTACGCTGTTTGCAACGCGGAAGATCAAAAGAAATTGATTAAGGGCAAGTATTATTTTAAATAA
- a CDS encoding MFS transporter, protein MSTQSKQGTHPQFFVLVMVFFFWGFVAASNDILIPLFKEKFHLEQWQSQLVGFAFYIAYFVGAIIYFIVGKIWGTDPLNRIGYKNGIVYGIIFSGLGTLVFYPAAQTESFALMLTALFMVGLGFSLQQIAANPFAIALGDPADGAKRLNAAGGINNFGSTLGPVLVSIAIFGEATKDAAKNAPISAVKIPYLVLGVLFILVAIVFYMSKLPAVRNDEKMEKGFGALKYPQLVLGMVAIFIYVGVEVSIASNLGEYLKVTENLDSSQISHYVSLFWASMMMGRWTAGTSAFNPSATWKKILTVIVPYIAFVVYLLINAIREGDVSDLYIYGVCISFIVVAFFLSQDKPARQLLVFALFGIAAMVIGLVTTGKVALFAFISGGLFCSVMWPCIFTLATAGLGKYTSQGSAFLIMMILGGAIVPLVQGGLADTIGIHTSYIIPVLCFAYLAFYAIRVKSILKSQGIDYESAISGGH, encoded by the coding sequence ATGTCCACGCAATCGAAGCAAGGAACCCACCCACAGTTTTTTGTGTTAGTAATGGTGTTCTTTTTCTGGGGGTTTGTTGCTGCCTCTAATGATATTCTGATACCACTTTTTAAGGAAAAATTCCACTTGGAACAATGGCAATCGCAACTGGTAGGATTTGCATTTTATATCGCCTATTTCGTAGGAGCTATTATTTATTTCATCGTTGGAAAAATTTGGGGCACCGATCCCCTCAACCGTATCGGGTATAAAAACGGGATCGTTTACGGGATCATTTTCTCCGGTCTAGGTACCTTGGTATTTTACCCGGCTGCCCAAACCGAATCTTTCGCTTTAATGCTCACCGCATTATTCATGGTAGGCTTAGGTTTCTCTTTGCAACAAATTGCTGCCAACCCCTTTGCAATCGCCCTGGGCGACCCTGCCGACGGCGCCAAGCGCTTGAACGCAGCGGGTGGTATCAATAATTTCGGTTCCACGCTGGGTCCTGTATTGGTAAGTATCGCCATCTTTGGCGAGGCCACGAAGGATGCGGCGAAAAATGCACCGATCAGCGCCGTGAAAATCCCTTACCTGGTATTGGGCGTATTATTCATATTGGTAGCGATCGTGTTTTACATGTCGAAATTACCGGCTGTGCGTAACGATGAAAAGATGGAGAAAGGCTTCGGCGCGTTGAAATACCCGCAGTTAGTGCTGGGTATGGTGGCCATCTTCATTTATGTAGGAGTTGAAGTTTCTATCGCTTCCAACCTGGGTGAATATTTGAAGGTAACCGAAAACCTGGACTCCTCTCAAATCAGCCACTACGTTTCTTTATTCTGGGCTAGTATGATGATGGGGCGTTGGACTGCCGGTACGAGTGCATTCAACCCATCTGCAACTTGGAAAAAAATATTAACGGTTATTGTACCGTATATAGCGTTCGTCGTTTATTTATTGATTAACGCGATCAGGGAAGGTGATGTTAGCGATCTATATATTTACGGTGTATGTATTTCATTCATCGTGGTAGCCTTCTTCTTAAGTCAAGATAAACCCGCCCGTCAATTATTAGTATTTGCCTTATTTGGTATTGCTGCAATGGTGATCGGTTTGGTGACAACAGGTAAAGTAGCATTGTTTGCCTTTATCAGTGGAGGTCTTTTCTGCTCCGTAATGTGGCCTTGTATCTTCACATTGGCTACCGCAGGTTTGGGGAAATATACTTCCCAAGGTTCTGCCTTCTTAATTATGATGATTCTCGGTGGGGCGATCGTTCCACTTGTTCAAGGTGGCTTGGCCGATACGATCGGTATCCACACTTCTTACATCATACCTGTATTGTGCTTTGCATACTTAGCATTTTACGCGATCAGAGTTAAATCTATACTAAAATCTCAAGGAATTGATTATGAGTCAGCAATTAGCGGTGGGCATTGA
- a CDS encoding endonuclease/exonuclease/phosphatase family protein, producing the protein MKRFALFMIMAVGSNTLIKAQNTPQHLSVLSYNIHHAENNNGELDISGIAKVILAYNPDVVALQEVDSMTTRTKQVDQLKELASLTGMYIYFSKAMDLQGGGYGTGVLSKFPIDSSYSIPLPSKNPKAEPRTAAVTRLVLPDDSLFNFVSTHLDFNEDGIDRTEQMNILYKHFEPGITPTIIAGDFNTVPGSKEMLHFKKLYHDVTEFSGPTHPADSPKIKIDYIFVHPASRFNIIKSKVIEETIASDHRPVMCELEIN; encoded by the coding sequence ATGAAACGATTTGCGCTATTTATGATAATGGCCGTTGGTTCCAATACCCTTATTAAAGCACAGAATACACCCCAACATCTTAGTGTTCTAAGCTATAATATCCACCATGCGGAGAACAACAACGGGGAACTGGATATCAGCGGCATCGCTAAAGTAATTCTCGCTTACAATCCTGATGTGGTTGCATTACAAGAAGTTGATAGTATGACAACGCGCACCAAGCAAGTGGATCAACTCAAAGAGTTAGCTTCCCTCACCGGTATGTATATTTATTTCAGTAAAGCAATGGACTTACAAGGTGGCGGATATGGAACCGGGGTGCTTTCAAAGTTCCCTATTGATAGTAGCTATAGCATTCCATTGCCCAGTAAAAACCCGAAAGCAGAACCGCGCACTGCCGCGGTAACCCGCTTAGTATTGCCCGATGACAGCCTTTTCAATTTTGTAAGCACCCATCTCGACTTTAATGAAGATGGAATCGACAGAACAGAACAAATGAATATTTTATATAAACATTTCGAACCGGGAATAACCCCGACTATTATCGCGGGTGATTTCAACACCGTTCCCGGGTCTAAAGAAATGTTACATTTCAAAAAATTATACCACGACGTAACAGAATTCAGCGGGCCAACGCATCCCGCAGATTCGCCCAAGATTAAAATAGATTACATATTTGTTCACCCGGCATCCAGATTCAACATAATCAAATCAAAAGTTATTGAAGAAACGATAGCCTCCGATCATCGACCAGTGATGTGCGAATTGGAAATCAATTAA
- a CDS encoding alkaline phosphatase produces the protein MKHLLFGLCLAFLSFPAFAQSKGVKGVKHVILIGLDGFGSYSIPKAEMPRLKEMMQQGSWTIKARNVLPTSSAVNWASLLMGASPEIHGYTEWNSRKPEIPSRVVDQFGMFPSIFTLLYEQKPKYSAGVIYTWEGIGYLFPKQTVKKDVHCESDSMTTAVATDYIKNEKPNFLFIHFDQPDETGHKIGHDTPEYYAQLKIQDQLIGKILDAIKESGTWDETIVMLTADHGGINKGHGGKTLQEIEIPWLIMGKGIKKNQEIQETVNTFDTAATIAYIFGLKVPQAWIGRNVRTAFTK, from the coding sequence ATGAAGCATTTGTTATTTGGGCTATGCCTAGCATTTTTATCTTTCCCTGCCTTTGCTCAATCCAAAGGCGTAAAAGGCGTAAAACATGTCATCTTGATAGGACTGGACGGCTTCGGCTCTTATAGCATCCCGAAAGCGGAAATGCCCCGGCTTAAAGAAATGATGCAACAAGGTTCTTGGACAATTAAAGCCCGGAACGTATTACCTACTTCCAGCGCTGTTAACTGGGCATCGCTCCTCATGGGCGCCAGCCCGGAAATACATGGTTACACGGAATGGAACAGCCGCAAACCGGAAATACCATCGCGCGTTGTTGATCAATTCGGGATGTTCCCATCTATCTTTACACTCTTGTACGAACAAAAACCGAAGTATTCCGCCGGTGTGATTTACACCTGGGAAGGTATCGGCTACCTCTTTCCCAAGCAAACCGTGAAAAAAGATGTGCATTGTGAATCAGATAGCATGACCACTGCTGTTGCAACAGATTATATCAAAAACGAAAAGCCTAATTTCTTATTCATACATTTCGATCAACCTGATGAAACGGGGCATAAAATCGGGCATGATACCCCGGAGTATTACGCGCAATTGAAAATCCAAGATCAATTAATTGGTAAAATCCTCGATGCCATTAAAGAATCCGGCACCTGGGATGAAACAATCGTGATGCTGACTGCCGATCATGGCGGGATTAATAAAGGTCACGGTGGCAAAACCCTGCAAGAAATAGAAATTCCATGGTTAATTATGGGTAAAGGCATCAAAAAAAATCAAGAAATACAGGAAACAGTTAACACTTTTGATACCGCGGCAACAATTGCCTATATATTCGGGCTAAAAGTGCCACAGGCTTGGATTGGTAGAAATGTTAGGACTGCTTTCACCAAGTAA
- a CDS encoding copper homeostasis protein CutC: protein MAIVLEIAAGSVGSCIAAQNGGADRVELCDNLLEGGTTPSYGTIAVAREKISIQLYPIIRPRGGDFLYDDTEFEVMKKDIRMCKELGCDGVVTGLLTADGRVDKIRTTELVELAYPLGVTFHRAFDMTVDPFQAMEDIIDCGCERILSSGHRNTAVEGAGLLAELVNKADGRITIMVGSGVRANNIAELVTTTKATEYHTSAKAYEESQMQFRNPNVSMGGIPGVPEYGISLTQADQVATIRKIAEEV from the coding sequence ATGGCAATCGTTTTAGAAATTGCAGCGGGCTCCGTTGGCTCATGTATTGCTGCGCAAAATGGGGGCGCAGACCGGGTTGAATTATGTGATAACTTGTTAGAAGGTGGTACAACCCCCAGCTATGGCACCATCGCGGTAGCCAGGGAGAAGATCAGTATACAACTATATCCCATTATCCGCCCGCGAGGGGGTGATTTTCTCTATGATGATACCGAGTTCGAAGTGATGAAAAAGGACATCAGGATGTGCAAAGAGCTGGGATGTGATGGCGTGGTAACCGGTTTATTAACAGCCGATGGCAGGGTCGATAAAATCAGAACGACCGAGTTAGTTGAATTGGCATACCCTTTAGGCGTTACTTTCCACCGCGCATTCGACATGACGGTTGATCCTTTCCAAGCCATGGAAGATATCATCGATTGTGGCTGCGAGAGAATCTTATCGTCAGGACACCGAAATACGGCGGTTGAAGGGGCCGGGTTATTAGCAGAACTGGTCAACAAAGCCGATGGCCGCATCACGATCATGGTCGGCTCGGGTGTCAGGGCCAACAATATTGCGGAACTCGTTACAACAACGAAAGCAACAGAGTACCATACATCAGCTAAAGCTTACGAAGAAAGCCAGATGCAATTCAGAAACCCTAATGTTAGTATGGGCGGTATTCCCGGGGTTCCCGAATACGGGATTTCTCTTACCCAGGCAGACCAGGTAGCTACCATTCGTAAAATTGCTGAAGAAGTTTAG
- a CDS encoding ROK family protein — MSQQLAVGIDIGGTNTVFGIVDRRGNILCDGKMSTKAHEEVTTYLSELHGHLSKLIDQVGGPANIKGIGVGAPNGNYYSGNIEYAPNLRWKGIIPLASMLQGLFNIPTHLTNDANAAAVGEMTYGAARGMKDFIMITLGTGVGSGIVANGQLIYGHDGFAGELGHVIVIPGGRLHPGTGAKGSLESYASATGVTNTAIEFLHNRPETESLLRNYPENEISSKVIFEAAQKGDPLAREVYAYTGKVLGEALANFVMFSSPEAIILFGGLTKAGDLIMKPVREHMEKNLLPIFQNKVKLLFSELKESDAAILGASALAWEMKD; from the coding sequence ATGAGTCAGCAATTAGCGGTGGGCATTGATATTGGAGGAACCAATACCGTGTTCGGCATTGTAGATAGAAGAGGTAACATTTTGTGCGATGGGAAAATGTCAACCAAAGCCCATGAAGAAGTTACGACCTACTTATCCGAACTACACGGGCACTTATCCAAACTTATCGACCAAGTCGGCGGACCCGCCAATATTAAAGGTATCGGCGTGGGCGCTCCTAACGGAAATTATTATTCAGGAAATATTGAATATGCTCCCAACCTTCGCTGGAAGGGAATCATTCCCTTGGCAAGCATGTTACAAGGTTTGTTCAATATCCCTACGCATCTCACCAATGATGCCAACGCGGCTGCCGTAGGTGAAATGACGTACGGTGCGGCCAGGGGTATGAAGGATTTCATCATGATTACCCTCGGTACCGGCGTGGGAAGCGGCATCGTGGCCAACGGTCAATTGATCTACGGTCATGATGGTTTTGCAGGCGAATTGGGTCACGTCATCGTGATTCCGGGCGGAAGATTACACCCGGGTACAGGCGCTAAAGGTTCACTCGAATCTTATGCTTCTGCGACGGGCGTTACCAATACTGCTATCGAGTTCTTACACAACAGGCCTGAAACGGAAAGCTTGCTTAGAAACTACCCTGAAAATGAAATTTCTTCCAAGGTGATTTTCGAAGCGGCACAAAAAGGCGATCCGCTTGCCCGCGAAGTATACGCTTACACGGGAAAAGTACTGGGTGAAGCCCTGGCCAACTTCGTGATGTTCTCCAGCCCGGAAGCCATCATCCTCTTCGGTGGTCTTACGAAAGCCGGTGACCTCATCATGAAACCTGTAAGGGAGCATATGGAGAAAAACTTATTGCCTATATTCCAAAATAAAGTGAAATTGCTTTTCTCGGAACTGAAGGAAAGTGATGCCGCTATTCTCGGCGCCAGCGCACTGGCCTGGGAAATGAAAGATTAA